A genome region from Musa acuminata AAA Group cultivar baxijiao chromosome BXJ3-5, Cavendish_Baxijiao_AAA, whole genome shotgun sequence includes the following:
- the LOC135637841 gene encoding proline-rich protein 4-like, with translation MGTPPHLRSLLLAVLLMIGSTSAATQTETLVTVVGATECLDCAQNSIKTEDAVKGLRVAIKCKVRNEKYETKAAAELDSNGDFNVKLPSELLQDNGELKHECFAQIHSKSDAPCPDMNGLNPSKLVLKSKEGGKHTFVAASGKLSFSSVTCASATQALLLWHKKFHKHHLPTYKSPSPVHKLPPKPYYHPHPHPVYKPLTHKSPSPVYKPPAPENKPPSGGHYKPPTHGYKPPSGGYYNPPASPVYKPSPVPYHEHPAIPIPKHHEEQKA, from the exons ATGGGGACTCCACCGCATCTAAGAAGCCTTTTGCTTGCAGTATTGTTGATGATCGGATCTACAAGCGCTGCAACGCAGACCGAAACGTTGGTCACCGTCGTCGGTGCTACCGAATGCTTGGACTGTGCGCAGAACAGTATCAAGACGGAGGATGCAGTCAAAG GGCTGCGTGTAGCTATCAAGTGCAAGGTGCGCAACGAAAAATACGAGACCAAAGCCGCAGCTGAGCTCGACAGCAACGGAGACTTCAACGTCAAGCTCCCGAGTGAGCTTCTCCAGGACAACGGCGAGCTGAAACACGAATGCTTCGCGCAGATCCACAGCAAGTCCGACGCACCTTGCCCCGACATGAACGGGCTGAACCCATCGAAACTTGTTCTCAAGTCCAAGGAGGGAGGAAAGCACACGTTCGTGGCAGCATCCGGGAAGCTATCTTTCTCGTCGGTCACCTGCGCATCGGCCACCCAAGCCTTGCTTCTGTGGCACAAGAAATTTCACAAGCATCACCTGCCAACTTACAAATCTCCATCTCCAGTCCACAAATTGCCACCCAAGCCTTACTACCATCCCCACCCACACCCAGTTTACAAGCCGCTAACTCACAAATCTCCATCTCCAGTCTACAAGCCACCGGCGCCGGAGAACAAGCCACCATCAGGGGGACACTACAAACCGCCCACGCACGGGTACAAGCCGCCGTCGGGAGGATACTATAACCCACCCGCTTCACCGGTCTACAAGCCGTCGCCGGTGCCATACCACGAGCATCCAGCGATTCCTATCCCTAAGCACCATGAAGAACAGAAGGCGTAG